One genomic segment of Linepithema humile isolate Giens D197 chromosome 5, Lhum_UNIL_v1.0, whole genome shotgun sequence includes these proteins:
- the babo gene encoding TGF-beta receptor type-1 isoform X1: MRGVRDGGMASLLALALLCLFHASCASDGGGKLKCYCDICTNDNYTCTTDGYCFASTSLENNVVTHARRCYNKANFFPDNEYSVWCTTNSTLRGPDGIEFVVACCDHSDYCNRDLRPSFPTHESRSRPYSRFANHLGGVSSGGDDATWVTWKMALTIALPICAICVVVMVIYHIHMTKKRPARHFPDDSLEAPDRPILGGVTIRDMLEMTTSGSGSVGLPLLVQRSIARQIQLVETIGKGRFGEVWRGRWRGENVAVKIFSSREERSWFREAEIYQTVMLRHDNILGFIAADNKDNGTWTQLWLITDYHEKGSLFDYLNRSTVDTNGMIRMALSIATGLAHLHMEIVGTQGKPAIAHRDLKSKNILVKTNGTCAIGDLGLAVRHDVITDTVDIQLNNRVGTKRYMAPEVLEETINMNHFDSFKRADVYALGLILWEIARRCNVGGIHDEYQLPFYDLVPSDPTIEEMRKVVCTDRQRPSIPNRWQSIEALQVMSKVMKECWYHNAAARLTALRIKKSLANYGAMEDLK; the protein is encoded by the exons ATGAGAGGCGTCCGCGACGGCGGCATGGCGAGTCTCCTCGCCCTGGCGCTCCTCTGTTTGTTCCACGCATCGTGCGCCTCGGACGGCGGTG GAAAGCTGAAGTGCTACTGCGACATTTGCACGAATGACAATTACACGTGCACAACTGATGGTTACTGTTTTGCTAGTACAAGCCTTGAAAACAACGTTGTCACGCATGCCAGAAG gTGTTACAATAAGGCAAACTTCTTCCCGGACAACGAATATTCTGTCTGGTGCACTACGAACAGTACGCTACGCGGTCCAGATGGCATCGAATTCGTGGTCGCCTGTTGCGATCATTCCGACTACTGCAATCGCGATCTAAGGCCTTCCTTTCCTACTCACGAGTCCAGAAGTCGGCCGTACTCTCGCTTCGCGAATCACCTCGGAGGAG TGTCGTCGGGCGGTGACGATGCGACGTGGGTCACCTGGAAAATGGCCTTGACGATAGCACTGCCAATATGTGCGATCTGCGTGGTCGTTATGGTCATCTATCACATACACATGACCAAAAAGAGGCCGGCCAGACACTTTCCGGACGACTCGCTGGAGGCTCCGGACCGACCAATACTCGGCGGCGTCACTATCAGGGACATGTTGGAGATGACTACGAGTGGCAGCGGCTCGG TAGGCCTGCCACTTCTGGTACAGCGGAGCATAGCGCGCCAGATTCAGCTCGTCGAGACAATCGGAAAGGGTCGCTTCGGTGAGGTTTGGCGCGGTCGTTGGCGCGGCGAAAACGTCGCCGTGAAGATCTTCAGTTCGCGAGAGGAGAGGTCTTGGTTCCGGGAAGCCGAGATTTATCAGACGGTGATGCTGAGGCATGACAACATCTTAGGTTTTATCGCTGCCGATAACAAAG ataaCGGCACGTGGACACAGCTATGGCTGATAACGGATTATCACGAGAAGGGTTCGCTCTTTGATTACCTCAACAGATCGACCGTTGACACAAACGGTATGATACGGATGGCCTTGTCGATCGCCACCGGCTTGGCGCATCTTCATATGGAAATAGTCGGTACGCAAGGCAAGCCGGCCATCGCTCACCGGGACCTGAAgtcaaaaaatattctcgTCAAGACTAATGGTACCTGCGCTATAGGCGACCTCGGGTTGGCTGTTAGGCACGACGTAATCACGGATACCGTCGACATACAGCTGAACAACAGAGTTGGCACGAAGCGATACATGGCGCCTGAG GTTCTTGAAGAGACGATAAACATGAACCACTTTGACTCGTTCAAGAGGGCCGACGTGTACGCTCTCGGCCTGATCCTTTGGGAGATTGCTAGGCGTTGTAACGTCGGTGGGATTCATGACGAGTATCAGCTGCCCTTTTACGACTTGGTGCCTTCCGATCCTACTATCGAGGAAATGCGGAAAGTCGTGTGCACCGACCGACAGCGGCCGTCGATACCGAATCGATGGCAGTCGATCGAA GCTCTGCAAGTGATGTCGAAGGTAATGAAGGAATGTTGGTATCACAACGCTGCCGCCAGGCTAACCGCTCTCAGGATCAAGAAATCGCTCGCTAATTACGGCGCTATGGAGGACCTGAAGTAG
- the babo gene encoding TGF-beta receptor type-1 isoform X3, whose amino-acid sequence MRGVRDGGMASLLALALLCLFHASCASDGGGKLKCYCDICTNDNYTCTTDGYCFASTSLENNVVTHARRCVNKHLPGSQPEPRIFCMTSDSRNTSFVIECCKEDFCNRDLSPQLHPRNKEVSSGGDDATWVTWKMALTIALPICAICVVVMVIYHIHMTKKRPARHFPDDSLEAPDRPILGGVTIRDMLEMTTSGSGSVGLPLLVQRSIARQIQLVETIGKGRFGEVWRGRWRGENVAVKIFSSREERSWFREAEIYQTVMLRHDNILGFIAADNKDNGTWTQLWLITDYHEKGSLFDYLNRSTVDTNGMIRMALSIATGLAHLHMEIVGTQGKPAIAHRDLKSKNILVKTNGTCAIGDLGLAVRHDVITDTVDIQLNNRVGTKRYMAPEVLEETINMNHFDSFKRADVYALGLILWEIARRCNVGGIHDEYQLPFYDLVPSDPTIEEMRKVVCTDRQRPSIPNRWQSIEALQVMSKVMKECWYHNAAARLTALRIKKSLANYGAMEDLK is encoded by the exons ATGAGAGGCGTCCGCGACGGCGGCATGGCGAGTCTCCTCGCCCTGGCGCTCCTCTGTTTGTTCCACGCATCGTGCGCCTCGGACGGCGGTG GAAAGCTGAAGTGCTACTGCGACATTTGCACGAATGACAATTACACGTGCACAACTGATGGTTACTGTTTTGCTAGTACAAGCCTTGAAAACAACGTTGTCACGCATGCCAGAAG GTGCGTGAATAAACATCTGCCGGGATCGCAGCCCGAACCGCGCATCTTCTGCATGACGAGCGACTCGCGAAACACGTCCTTCGTCATCGAGTGCTGCAAAGAGGATTTTTGCAATCGGGATCTGTCACCCCAGCTGCATCCTCGCAACAAAGAAG TGTCGTCGGGCGGTGACGATGCGACGTGGGTCACCTGGAAAATGGCCTTGACGATAGCACTGCCAATATGTGCGATCTGCGTGGTCGTTATGGTCATCTATCACATACACATGACCAAAAAGAGGCCGGCCAGACACTTTCCGGACGACTCGCTGGAGGCTCCGGACCGACCAATACTCGGCGGCGTCACTATCAGGGACATGTTGGAGATGACTACGAGTGGCAGCGGCTCGG TAGGCCTGCCACTTCTGGTACAGCGGAGCATAGCGCGCCAGATTCAGCTCGTCGAGACAATCGGAAAGGGTCGCTTCGGTGAGGTTTGGCGCGGTCGTTGGCGCGGCGAAAACGTCGCCGTGAAGATCTTCAGTTCGCGAGAGGAGAGGTCTTGGTTCCGGGAAGCCGAGATTTATCAGACGGTGATGCTGAGGCATGACAACATCTTAGGTTTTATCGCTGCCGATAACAAAG ataaCGGCACGTGGACACAGCTATGGCTGATAACGGATTATCACGAGAAGGGTTCGCTCTTTGATTACCTCAACAGATCGACCGTTGACACAAACGGTATGATACGGATGGCCTTGTCGATCGCCACCGGCTTGGCGCATCTTCATATGGAAATAGTCGGTACGCAAGGCAAGCCGGCCATCGCTCACCGGGACCTGAAgtcaaaaaatattctcgTCAAGACTAATGGTACCTGCGCTATAGGCGACCTCGGGTTGGCTGTTAGGCACGACGTAATCACGGATACCGTCGACATACAGCTGAACAACAGAGTTGGCACGAAGCGATACATGGCGCCTGAG GTTCTTGAAGAGACGATAAACATGAACCACTTTGACTCGTTCAAGAGGGCCGACGTGTACGCTCTCGGCCTGATCCTTTGGGAGATTGCTAGGCGTTGTAACGTCGGTGGGATTCATGACGAGTATCAGCTGCCCTTTTACGACTTGGTGCCTTCCGATCCTACTATCGAGGAAATGCGGAAAGTCGTGTGCACCGACCGACAGCGGCCGTCGATACCGAATCGATGGCAGTCGATCGAA GCTCTGCAAGTGATGTCGAAGGTAATGAAGGAATGTTGGTATCACAACGCTGCCGCCAGGCTAACCGCTCTCAGGATCAAGAAATCGCTCGCTAATTACGGCGCTATGGAGGACCTGAAGTAG
- the babo gene encoding TGF-beta receptor type-1 isoform X4, with protein sequence MRGVRDGGMASLLALALLCLFHASCASDGGGKLKCYCDICTNDNYTCTTDGYCFASTSLENNVVTHARRCLNRSNWLPPEAPHFCNSKPGIYRSRICCDKDFCNLNLYPVLLSPDSELSSVSSGGDDATWVTWKMALTIALPICAICVVVMVIYHIHMTKKRPARHFPDDSLEAPDRPILGGVTIRDMLEMTTSGSGSVGLPLLVQRSIARQIQLVETIGKGRFGEVWRGRWRGENVAVKIFSSREERSWFREAEIYQTVMLRHDNILGFIAADNKDNGTWTQLWLITDYHEKGSLFDYLNRSTVDTNGMIRMALSIATGLAHLHMEIVGTQGKPAIAHRDLKSKNILVKTNGTCAIGDLGLAVRHDVITDTVDIQLNNRVGTKRYMAPEVLEETINMNHFDSFKRADVYALGLILWEIARRCNVGGIHDEYQLPFYDLVPSDPTIEEMRKVVCTDRQRPSIPNRWQSIEALQVMSKVMKECWYHNAAARLTALRIKKSLANYGAMEDLK encoded by the exons ATGAGAGGCGTCCGCGACGGCGGCATGGCGAGTCTCCTCGCCCTGGCGCTCCTCTGTTTGTTCCACGCATCGTGCGCCTCGGACGGCGGTG GAAAGCTGAAGTGCTACTGCGACATTTGCACGAATGACAATTACACGTGCACAACTGATGGTTACTGTTTTGCTAGTACAAGCCTTGAAAACAACGTTGTCACGCATGCCAGAAG GTGTCTCAACCGAAGCAACTGGCTGCCGCCGGAAGCGCCCCATTTCTGCAACAGCAAGCCGGGCATCTATCGCTCGCGGATCTGCTGCGATAAAGACTTCTGCAACCTGAATTTATACCCAGTTTTGTTATCTCCCGACTCCGAATTGTCCTCAG TGTCGTCGGGCGGTGACGATGCGACGTGGGTCACCTGGAAAATGGCCTTGACGATAGCACTGCCAATATGTGCGATCTGCGTGGTCGTTATGGTCATCTATCACATACACATGACCAAAAAGAGGCCGGCCAGACACTTTCCGGACGACTCGCTGGAGGCTCCGGACCGACCAATACTCGGCGGCGTCACTATCAGGGACATGTTGGAGATGACTACGAGTGGCAGCGGCTCGG TAGGCCTGCCACTTCTGGTACAGCGGAGCATAGCGCGCCAGATTCAGCTCGTCGAGACAATCGGAAAGGGTCGCTTCGGTGAGGTTTGGCGCGGTCGTTGGCGCGGCGAAAACGTCGCCGTGAAGATCTTCAGTTCGCGAGAGGAGAGGTCTTGGTTCCGGGAAGCCGAGATTTATCAGACGGTGATGCTGAGGCATGACAACATCTTAGGTTTTATCGCTGCCGATAACAAAG ataaCGGCACGTGGACACAGCTATGGCTGATAACGGATTATCACGAGAAGGGTTCGCTCTTTGATTACCTCAACAGATCGACCGTTGACACAAACGGTATGATACGGATGGCCTTGTCGATCGCCACCGGCTTGGCGCATCTTCATATGGAAATAGTCGGTACGCAAGGCAAGCCGGCCATCGCTCACCGGGACCTGAAgtcaaaaaatattctcgTCAAGACTAATGGTACCTGCGCTATAGGCGACCTCGGGTTGGCTGTTAGGCACGACGTAATCACGGATACCGTCGACATACAGCTGAACAACAGAGTTGGCACGAAGCGATACATGGCGCCTGAG GTTCTTGAAGAGACGATAAACATGAACCACTTTGACTCGTTCAAGAGGGCCGACGTGTACGCTCTCGGCCTGATCCTTTGGGAGATTGCTAGGCGTTGTAACGTCGGTGGGATTCATGACGAGTATCAGCTGCCCTTTTACGACTTGGTGCCTTCCGATCCTACTATCGAGGAAATGCGGAAAGTCGTGTGCACCGACCGACAGCGGCCGTCGATACCGAATCGATGGCAGTCGATCGAA GCTCTGCAAGTGATGTCGAAGGTAATGAAGGAATGTTGGTATCACAACGCTGCCGCCAGGCTAACCGCTCTCAGGATCAAGAAATCGCTCGCTAATTACGGCGCTATGGAGGACCTGAAGTAG
- the babo gene encoding TGF-beta receptor type-1 isoform X2 has protein sequence MRGVRDGGMASLLALALLCLFHASCASDGGGKLKCYCDICTNDNYTCTTDGYCFASTSLENNVVTHARRCYNKANFFPDNEYSVWCTTNSTLRGPDGIEFVVACCDHSDYCNRDLRPSFPTHESRSRPYSRFANHLGGVSSGGDDATWVTWKMALTIALPICAICVVVMVIYHIHMTKKRPARHFPDDSLEAPDRPILGGVTIRDMLEMTTSGSGSGLPLLVQRSIARQIQLVETIGKGRFGEVWRGRWRGENVAVKIFSSREERSWFREAEIYQTVMLRHDNILGFIAADNKDNGTWTQLWLITDYHEKGSLFDYLNRSTVDTNGMIRMALSIATGLAHLHMEIVGTQGKPAIAHRDLKSKNILVKTNGTCAIGDLGLAVRHDVITDTVDIQLNNRVGTKRYMAPEVLEETINMNHFDSFKRADVYALGLILWEIARRCNVGGIHDEYQLPFYDLVPSDPTIEEMRKVVCTDRQRPSIPNRWQSIEALQVMSKVMKECWYHNAAARLTALRIKKSLANYGAMEDLK, from the exons ATGAGAGGCGTCCGCGACGGCGGCATGGCGAGTCTCCTCGCCCTGGCGCTCCTCTGTTTGTTCCACGCATCGTGCGCCTCGGACGGCGGTG GAAAGCTGAAGTGCTACTGCGACATTTGCACGAATGACAATTACACGTGCACAACTGATGGTTACTGTTTTGCTAGTACAAGCCTTGAAAACAACGTTGTCACGCATGCCAGAAG gTGTTACAATAAGGCAAACTTCTTCCCGGACAACGAATATTCTGTCTGGTGCACTACGAACAGTACGCTACGCGGTCCAGATGGCATCGAATTCGTGGTCGCCTGTTGCGATCATTCCGACTACTGCAATCGCGATCTAAGGCCTTCCTTTCCTACTCACGAGTCCAGAAGTCGGCCGTACTCTCGCTTCGCGAATCACCTCGGAGGAG TGTCGTCGGGCGGTGACGATGCGACGTGGGTCACCTGGAAAATGGCCTTGACGATAGCACTGCCAATATGTGCGATCTGCGTGGTCGTTATGGTCATCTATCACATACACATGACCAAAAAGAGGCCGGCCAGACACTTTCCGGACGACTCGCTGGAGGCTCCGGACCGACCAATACTCGGCGGCGTCACTATCAGGGACATGTTGGAGATGACTACGAGTGGCAGCGGCTCGG GCCTGCCACTTCTGGTACAGCGGAGCATAGCGCGCCAGATTCAGCTCGTCGAGACAATCGGAAAGGGTCGCTTCGGTGAGGTTTGGCGCGGTCGTTGGCGCGGCGAAAACGTCGCCGTGAAGATCTTCAGTTCGCGAGAGGAGAGGTCTTGGTTCCGGGAAGCCGAGATTTATCAGACGGTGATGCTGAGGCATGACAACATCTTAGGTTTTATCGCTGCCGATAACAAAG ataaCGGCACGTGGACACAGCTATGGCTGATAACGGATTATCACGAGAAGGGTTCGCTCTTTGATTACCTCAACAGATCGACCGTTGACACAAACGGTATGATACGGATGGCCTTGTCGATCGCCACCGGCTTGGCGCATCTTCATATGGAAATAGTCGGTACGCAAGGCAAGCCGGCCATCGCTCACCGGGACCTGAAgtcaaaaaatattctcgTCAAGACTAATGGTACCTGCGCTATAGGCGACCTCGGGTTGGCTGTTAGGCACGACGTAATCACGGATACCGTCGACATACAGCTGAACAACAGAGTTGGCACGAAGCGATACATGGCGCCTGAG GTTCTTGAAGAGACGATAAACATGAACCACTTTGACTCGTTCAAGAGGGCCGACGTGTACGCTCTCGGCCTGATCCTTTGGGAGATTGCTAGGCGTTGTAACGTCGGTGGGATTCATGACGAGTATCAGCTGCCCTTTTACGACTTGGTGCCTTCCGATCCTACTATCGAGGAAATGCGGAAAGTCGTGTGCACCGACCGACAGCGGCCGTCGATACCGAATCGATGGCAGTCGATCGAA GCTCTGCAAGTGATGTCGAAGGTAATGAAGGAATGTTGGTATCACAACGCTGCCGCCAGGCTAACCGCTCTCAGGATCAAGAAATCGCTCGCTAATTACGGCGCTATGGAGGACCTGAAGTAG